Part of the Paenibacillus aurantius genome, GAGACCGCGGATCGAGCGCCCGGTTGCGTCCCTTGCTCTCGTAGTCCCGTCCTCCGATCATGGCGACAATTCCGCCATCCTTGTTATCGACAATCACCATACTGCTCTGCATAGGAAGTCCGTTCATGTCCTTCTGGAAGAACTTGTCGTTGTTATAGGTGTCTTCCATATTTTGCTGGGCGATCGGATTCAAGGTCGTGTAAATCTTGTAGCCTCCACTTCGGAGAACACTCTCCTCGATCTGGTAGGTCTCGGAAGCTTCTTTAAGCACATAATCCGTGTAGGTCAGGAACTTGTTCGTGGAGCCCGCTTTGACGGCCTTGTTGGGGTCGTATTCCATTTTGGCCGCCTGCTCCTTCTCGGCCTGGGTAATATAGCCCTGATCGGCCATAAGCTGCAGAACGACGGCTCGTCGGTCCTTGGAACGCTCCGGGTTGTCGATCGGGTTGTAGTTGGACGGAGCCTTCGGGATTCCCGCCAGCGTGGCAATCTGCCACGTTTCCAGATTATCCAGCTTGTCGACCCCGAAATAACGCTTGGCGGCCGCCTGGATCCCCAGGGCGCCTTTGCCGAAGTTGATCTGGTTCAAATACATCTCGAGAATTTGCTGCTTGGTAAACTGGCCTTCCAGCGCCATGGCAATGGACATTTCCGTCCCTTTGCGGAACAGCGTTTTGTCCGCATTCAGAAACATGTTTTTCGCCAGCTGCTGGGTGATGGTGCTGCCGCCCTCCACGGCGGACCTGGCGACAACGTCCTTAACCAGAGCCCGTCCGATGGACCAGAAGTCCACTCCCGAATGCTCCCAGAACCGCCGGTCCTCCGTCGCAACGAAGGCATTCGTCACCTTCTCGGGAATATTCTCGACCACCTGCCGGTTGACCCCCAGCTTCGTGACCTCGTTCTTGTTCACATCGTAAATGGTGGAGGCTTGAGGCATGTTCAGCTTGTCCATGTTAGCCTTGAGCTCTTTCTGGCCGTTGAAAATAATAAAAATGTAACCCGCGAGCCCGCAGATGATGGCCAGTGCCGCAGCTACCAGACTCCAGGAAAGGAGCTTGGACCAGCTGAACGGCTTTTTCTTCTTCTTGCCGGAGGGTGAGGATGTGCGTTTATTGGCCATTCGGATGATTTCCCCCTTCTGTCTCTGTCTATTTACTATTCTTATACCCTGCCTGACGAGTATACCAGAACCTTACCCTGAAATTCCTGCACATTCATCTTATCAAATTCTTAAGCTTTTATAAAAAGAACAACCCAAGTCAACATTGGGTTGTTCCGGTATTTGCTATAGGGGATAACGATTCCTTACGAGAGGCCCTTCCCTCCTGCCGGATTACTGGCCTTCTGCGGAATGATCCTGGAGGAATTGAACCGAGCGAAGAGGAGTAAACGTCGAAATGGCATGCTTGTACACCATTTGCTGTCTTCCTTCGCTGTCGATAATGATGGTGAAGTTATCGAACGCTTTAATCAATCCCCGGATTTGGAAACCGTTGGTCAAGTATACGGTAACGGGTATGCTTTCCTTACGCAGTGAGTTAAGAAAATTGTCTTGAATGTTGATCGACTTATTCATTAGTGGTCCCCCTTCAAATATGGAAAAATTCCCGTCATCGCGTAGTTCGATGAGCTTCCGTCAAGCTTCGGATTCGGTATACTTTGTTGCTATTATAGCATTAATTGTCTGTAAATGCCCAGCAAAGTTTACCGTATCCGTCACATCCACCCAGTGGATATCCTTCATATGCCGGAACCAGGAAAGCTGCCGCTTGGCGAACCTCCGGGTGTCCCGTTTCAGCAGGTAAACGGCATGCTCATAGGAATAGTCCCCGCGCAAATATCCCACCATTTCTTTATACCCCAACGCCTGCATGGAAATCAAATCCGGGGAGCAGCCCCTCTCCAGAAGCCCTTGCACTTCGCGCAGAAGCCCTTTTTCGAGCATCTCGTCGATCCTTTCTTCGATCCGTTTGTAGAGCAGCGCCCTGTCCATCGTCAGCCCGATCAGGCAGAGCCGGTAAGGAGATTCCTTGTTCTGGCCGGCGAGCTGTTCCGACAAGGTGGCGCCCGTCACGTGATGGATTTCGAGCGCCCGGATCACCCGGCGGTAATCGTTCGGATGCAGCCGGTCAGCCGACGGGGGATCCACTTCCCTTAAGCGGTCGTGGAGCGCTTCGGGCCCGTAGTCCTGCAGATACCTCATTTGCTCCTCGCGGAACGCTTCATCCGCTCCCCCTTCGCTGAACCGGTACTGGTAGCATAAAGATTCAATATAAAGACCCGTCCCTCCCACTACAAAAGGCAGACGGTTCCGGGAACGGATATCCCGGATAGCTTGACCCGCCCGCTCCTGAAAATCGGCCGCCGAAAAGGGCTCGTCCGGATTAAGAATATCGATCAGATGGTGGGGAACGCCCTGCTGTTCCTCCGGGGTGATCTTGGCTGTTCCGATGTCCATCCCCCGGTATACCTGCATGGAGTCTCCGGATATGATTTCACACCCGTGGGCCCTTGCCAGGGCTATACTGAGCTTGGTTTTGCCTACAGCCGTCGGCCCAATGAGGACTAGAAGCTCCGGCTTGTTCTCAAGATGACGTTCCACAATCGATCACTCCGTATGTAATTTTGGTGCGGGTCCGCTTCGGACGGTAAAAGCCGAGGCGCTCGAACTCCGGACTGTCCCGGTGGTCCTTCAGAACCACTCTCCGGCGTGCCACGCGGACCGCTTCCTTTACGGCCTCCGGTGACAGAGGATGGGGATTCGCCGCCTGGCGAAGCGGGGAAATGGCACTGGAGTCCTCGAGAGGCAGCCGGAACATCGGATCGAAATAGACAATATCGCAGCTATCATCCGGCTGGGAGCGCAAATACGACAGATGCTCGGCATGCCGGATTTCGATTCTCCTCATCGCCTCCTCCAACGGGGCCAGATCCGTGGGATAAGCCTGCAAGCCTTCCCGCAGCAGAAGAGCCAGCACGCGTTCGCTTTCCAGGGCGGTCACCTTTCCCGACGCTCCTGCGGCGTACGAAAAAACCAGGGCGTCGGACGCAAGTCCCGCCGTGCAGTCGAGGATAGCATCCCCTGGCCTCGCTCCCGAGAGCTCCAGCATCGGATCGGGCTCCCCTCTCTCCAGCCTTTTGATCCGCACATGAGCCATGCTGGGATGAAAATAGAGGAAGTCCTCCCCTTCCGGGTAATATTGAAGCTGGCGCTCGGTCTGGAGCAGAATGCCGGCCGTCGCATACCGTTCCCTCAATTGGCGGATCGACAGCCGCCTCCTCGGCACCCATTGGGCTCCCAGCTCGGCGGCCCATTGGCGGGAGCGGCCCACTATGGTTTCGGAGGGATTGTAGGACGTGGTTACAATCAAACCGTTCACCTCCTCCTAATGTTGCCGCAGCCCGGCTTTCTCGTGGACAACGAAGCGTTTCAGGCCTGCGGCGGTTTCCTTAACGAGTATACTCTTTTTGGCCGGGTTTGATAAGCCAGGCCCCTTCTCCTGTTTCTTGCGGCTGCTTATCGGGTATTGGTTGTGTAAAGGCCTTAAGAAGAGGAGTGAAACGATCATGGACAAACTTTCTTATGGGGTAAGCCTAGGCAGAAATGAAATCCTTCCTTTGGAGGAATCGAAAGAATATGAATTTGAAATAGAAGCGACGCCGGAGGAAGTCGGGCTCCTTCAAGAGCTTATCGAAGAATCGGAGGATACCGAGCAGTGGCTGATCGGCCGGGCCAAAACGCCTTATGAAGCGTTTCCGGAGGACGACCAGGACGAGAAGAATTTGCCGTCGGACATCCGCCTTCAAGAGGTGTACAAGCTGATCCATCGGCTGGGGGTTCCGGAAACCAAAGCTCATATTGAGCAGATGAGGGTTCTCCAGCCAAGGAACGGCAATGAACTCATAGAGAAATAAGCCGGGAGACCAATAGCCAAGTCATCATAAAGGGAGCCGGGGCGAACACGCCCGGCTCCCTTTTTTAGGCTGAACACGCCCCCAACTGGAGGCGCATTCCCCATCGTTTTATTAAACGGCCGTTCCTTATGCTCAGAACGCTTACATGACGCGCTTGAACATCTTCTCCAGCTCATAGGTAGAGAAGCTGACCACGATGGGACGGCCATGCGGGCACGTATAAGGATTCCGGCAGGCCGCCAGCCGATCGAGGAGAGCCTCCATCTCCACCTTTGTCTGGCTCTGGTTCGCTTTAATGGAAGCTTTGCAAGAGCACAGCGTGGAGGCCTTCTCCCTCAATTTGGCGATGTCCACCGCCTTCCTCTCGGAAAGAATCCACTCGGCCATCTCTTCGATGATTCGCTTCTCTTCCCCGTCCGGGAACCAGTGGGGATAAGCCCGGACAATGAAGGAATTCCCTCCGAAAGGCTCGATATAGACGCCCGCCTGCTCGAATACCGGCAGCCTGGCTTTCATCAGCTCCGTCTCCGACGGGGTAAATTCCAGCGTGATGGGAACGAGGAGCTCCTGGCTCGCTTCTGCCGGTTTGCCGAACTTCTCGTAATAATACTCGTAGTTGATCCGTTCGTGAGCGGCATGCTGGTCGATGAGGAACATGCCCTCCTCGTTCTGGGCGACGAGGTACGTGCCGTGAAGCTGCCCGATCGGGGCGAGCTTCGGGAACTCCGGCAGCCTGGCCGGCCCGCCGACTGCATCCGGCGCCGAAGCGAGCCGGGCCAGCATGTCCGCCGGCAGCGGCGGCGCCGGAACCGCGGGCCGCCAAGCCGAGCCGCCGCTGCCGCCCCCCGAGGGGCGGGCCGCGGAAGCTCCGGCGTAGCGCTCCGGAGCCGGCCAGCCGCCCGCCGGTGCGCCGCTGCGCGCGGGTGCCGAAGCCGCCGCGGCTTCGGCCTGCGGCCAGCTCGCGGCAGGCGGCTGGCCGTCGGCGGCCGGCTCGCCGCCGGGCTCCGGCGGGGCCGGCGGCAGCGGCGCATCCGCGGCGGGGGCCGGCTCGGCGCCCGGGCGGTAGAGCGCGAGCTGCTCCTGCACGACCGCGGTGCGGCCGATGCTTTGCTTGGCCGCCTGCGGGATGTGCACCTGCCGCTGGAGCACCGCCCGGACCTGCTGCTCGGTGAACTCAAGCAGCTCGGCTTCCTTGCTGAAGCGGACCTCGAGCTTCGCCGGATGCACGTTGACATCCAGCAAGGAGGGGGCCATTTCCAGATGAAGCACCGCCACCGGATAGCGGTTGATCGGCAGCAGGGTGTGATAAGCTCTCATGATGGCGTGAGCGAGGGCGTTGCTGCGGATGTAGCGGCCGTTCACGACCACGGACAGCGCCATCCGGTTCGCCCGCGTCAGCTCCGGCTTCGACACGAAGCCGTGGAGCCGGTAATCCAGGTCCTCCCCTTCGACGGGAAGCATGCTCTTGGCGGTAGCCGTCCCGTAGATGGCCGCGATGACCTGAAGCAGGTCCCCATTTCCCAGCGTTTGGAGCAGGGTATGCCCGTTGTGCTTCAGGGTCAGGGCGATACCCGGATGGGCAAGGGCCAGCCGGTAAATATAATCGGAGACGTGCCCGAGCTCCGTCTGGATGGTTTTCATGTATTTCAACCGGGCGGGGGTATTGTAGAAGAGCTCCTTGACGAGAATATCCGTCCCCCGCGGGGCGGTGACTTCCTCCAAGGCTTCCACCTTCCCCCCTTCGACGACAAGACGGCGGCCAAGGCCGCTCGTCTCGGCGGAGGTGGTGCAGTCCACCTTGGCAACGGACGCAATGCTCGGCAGCGCCTCTCCCCGAAACCCTAGCGTCCGGATCTGGAACAGATCCCGGCCGGTGGCAATCTTGCTGGTGGCGTGGCGCTCGAAGGCGAGGGAGATGTCCTCCGGCTCCATCCCGGAGCCGTTGTCCTTCACCCGAATAAGCTTCAGCCCGCCCTCTTCGATCGTCACGTCGATGCGGGTGCTGCCCGCATCGACCGCGTTCTCGACCAGCTCCTTCACCACCGAGGAGGGTCTCTCGACCACCTCGCCCGCGGCAATCAGGTTCGCAATATGATCGTCCAGTATCGTTATTTTGGCCACTTGCGCTTCCTCCTTACTGAAGCTTCTGCTTTAGCTCGTAGAGCAGGTTCATCGCCTGCAAAGGAGTCATGTTAATCAAATCCGCCTGGCGGATCCGTTCGGCGAGGAGGTCGGCTTTGGAATCGGCCTTCTTCGGGACGGGTGCCGGCTCCTCGGCAAACAGGCTGAGCTGCACGAATCCTCCGCCGCGCCTGCCTGGCTCGGCTCCTTCCCCGTTCTTGTCCGCCTCTGCGGAAGGGCCGGCGGGATAAGCTTGTCCGGCGGCCGCTTCCCTGACAACGCGTGCGTCTCCGGAAGCGAGTCTCTCTTCTCCGGAGGCGATCCTTCCCTCCGATTCATGCGGCTTACGCGCGGGAGCCGGTGTTTCCGCCCCTGCCGCCGCTTCCCGCTCGGCGGAGGCCGCCGCCCGCTCCTCAAAGGCATTCAGCAGGTCGTACGACCGCTGGATGATGCTCTCGGGCAGACCGGCGATCTCCGCGCAGTAGATGCCGTAGCTCGTATCCGCCGCCCCGCGGATCAGCTTGCGCAGGAAAGTGACCTGCTGGCCGCTTTCCTTGACGGCCATGCAGTAATTTTGCAGGTAGGGCAGGCTTTCCTCCAGATGAGCCAGCTCATGGAAGTGGGTGGAAACGAGCGTTTTGCATCCAATCTCATGGTGAAGAAACTCGATGACGGCCTGGGCGATGGCCATGCCTTCGCCCGTCGAGGTCCCCCGGCCCAGCTCGTCGATGATCACCAGACTTCGCTCGGTCGCTTTCTCGGTCATGACCTGGATGTCCATCATCTCCACCATGAAGGTGCTTTGTCCGCCAATCAGGTCGTCAGCCGCCCCGATCCGGGTGAAGATCCGGTCGGTCAGAGGAACCTCGGCCCGCTCCGCCGGGACGAAGCACCCGATCTGCGCCATGATGCAGACGATGGCCACCTGGCGCATGTAGGTGCTTTTGCCGGCCATGTTGGGACCGGTTATAAGCAGGATGCGGGCTTCGTCG contains:
- a CDS encoding class I SAM-dependent methyltransferase gives rise to the protein MNGLIVTTSYNPSETIVGRSRQWAAELGAQWVPRRRLSIRQLRERYATAGILLQTERQLQYYPEGEDFLYFHPSMAHVRIKRLERGEPDPMLELSGARPGDAILDCTAGLASDALVFSYAAGASGKVTALESERVLALLLREGLQAYPTDLAPLEEAMRRIEIRHAEHLSYLRSQPDDSCDIVYFDPMFRLPLEDSSAISPLRQAANPHPLSPEAVKEAVRVARRRVVLKDHRDSPEFERLGFYRPKRTRTKITYGVIDCGTSS
- the miaA gene encoding tRNA (adenosine(37)-N6)-dimethylallyltransferase MiaA gives rise to the protein MERHLENKPELLVLIGPTAVGKTKLSIALARAHGCEIISGDSMQVYRGMDIGTAKITPEEQQGVPHHLIDILNPDEPFSAADFQERAGQAIRDIRSRNRLPFVVGGTGLYIESLCYQYRFSEGGADEAFREEQMRYLQDYGPEALHDRLREVDPPSADRLHPNDYRRVIRALEIHHVTGATLSEQLAGQNKESPYRLCLIGLTMDRALLYKRIEERIDEMLEKGLLREVQGLLERGCSPDLISMQALGYKEMVGYLRGDYSYEHAVYLLKRDTRRFAKRQLSWFRHMKDIHWVDVTDTVNFAGHLQTINAIIATKYTESEA
- the hfq gene encoding RNA chaperone Hfq → MNKSINIQDNFLNSLRKESIPVTVYLTNGFQIRGLIKAFDNFTIIIDSEGRQQMVYKHAISTFTPLRSVQFLQDHSAEGQ
- the mutL gene encoding DNA mismatch repair endonuclease MutL; translation: MAKITILDDHIANLIAAGEVVERPSSVVKELVENAVDAGSTRIDVTIEEGGLKLIRVKDNGSGMEPEDISLAFERHATSKIATGRDLFQIRTLGFRGEALPSIASVAKVDCTTSAETSGLGRRLVVEGGKVEALEEVTAPRGTDILVKELFYNTPARLKYMKTIQTELGHVSDYIYRLALAHPGIALTLKHNGHTLLQTLGNGDLLQVIAAIYGTATAKSMLPVEGEDLDYRLHGFVSKPELTRANRMALSVVVNGRYIRSNALAHAIMRAYHTLLPINRYPVAVLHLEMAPSLLDVNVHPAKLEVRFSKEAELLEFTEQQVRAVLQRQVHIPQAAKQSIGRTAVVQEQLALYRPGAEPAPAADAPLPPAPPEPGGEPAADGQPPAASWPQAEAAAASAPARSGAPAGGWPAPERYAGASAARPSGGGSGGSAWRPAVPAPPLPADMLARLASAPDAVGGPARLPEFPKLAPIGQLHGTYLVAQNEEGMFLIDQHAAHERINYEYYYEKFGKPAEASQELLVPITLEFTPSETELMKARLPVFEQAGVYIEPFGGNSFIVRAYPHWFPDGEEKRIIEEMAEWILSERKAVDIAKLREKASTLCSCKASIKANQSQTKVEMEALLDRLAACRNPYTCPHGRPIVVSFSTYELEKMFKRVM